A stretch of Myroides oncorhynchi DNA encodes these proteins:
- the gldM gene encoding gliding motility protein GldM encodes MAQQKLTPRQRMINLMYLVFIAMMALQVSTEVLSAFGVVNEKFEAANDNAVKNNEGLLSGLEKKAEDDPTRFKEPFKNAQQIAKITEEFYAYIGSVKQKVSAPFEGERTENGKLPAERMEKGEVLDNLWFKGDKYSAEGDAFVTEIEKYKKALTDILTKDVKFKFIVDDINSKFDLGEVVDGEGVKKKYLDYNFKKFPAIASLTKLSTMQNDAKIIESEIYNAFMGNTLSKAASMKNYQAIVVAEKSTLFAGEAYKAKVVLGRYDKSTVPTKVVVNGQTVDLSKALVDGQVQVGFTVGNVGEHQIGGKFTFIEDGQPVEIDIKGSYVVVPKPNSANISADKMNVVYRGVSNPITVSFAGISNDKVVASAPGLSSLGGGKYTLRPQGGREVVINVTGTLPGGQQVSDRKVFRIKDIPAPRGTLRGSSNDKGPRANLEVITVNASLDDFDFDLSLTVTGFVVQVPGQPSIVVSGNRMNDRAKAAIRRAQAGDVVVISDIKTRLDGVSDYALKKTAPCTYEITQ; translated from the coding sequence ATGGCACAACAAAAATTGACACCTAGACAAAGGATGATTAACCTTATGTACCTTGTGTTCATCGCAATGATGGCTCTTCAGGTATCTACAGAGGTTTTATCAGCTTTTGGAGTAGTGAATGAGAAATTTGAGGCTGCTAATGATAATGCAGTTAAGAATAATGAAGGGTTACTTTCAGGTTTAGAAAAGAAAGCTGAGGATGATCCTACGCGTTTTAAAGAGCCTTTTAAGAATGCTCAGCAAATTGCTAAAATCACAGAAGAGTTTTATGCTTACATTGGTAGTGTAAAGCAAAAAGTATCTGCTCCTTTTGAAGGTGAACGTACAGAAAATGGAAAATTACCAGCTGAACGTATGGAAAAGGGTGAGGTATTAGATAACCTTTGGTTTAAAGGGGATAAATATTCTGCTGAAGGGGATGCGTTTGTTACAGAAATTGAGAAGTACAAAAAAGCACTTACTGATATTTTAACAAAAGATGTCAAATTTAAATTTATTGTGGATGATATCAACAGTAAGTTTGATTTAGGTGAAGTAGTGGATGGAGAAGGTGTAAAAAAGAAGTATTTAGATTACAACTTTAAGAAATTCCCAGCTATCGCTTCTTTGACTAAGTTATCTACTATGCAGAATGATGCTAAGATAATCGAGTCTGAAATCTATAATGCTTTTATGGGGAATACCCTTAGTAAAGCAGCTTCTATGAAGAATTACCAAGCAATTGTAGTGGCTGAGAAATCAACATTATTCGCTGGTGAAGCTTATAAAGCAAAAGTAGTTTTAGGACGTTATGATAAATCAACTGTCCCTACTAAAGTTGTAGTTAATGGTCAAACAGTGGACTTGTCTAAAGCATTAGTTGATGGACAAGTGCAAGTTGGGTTTACGGTAGGTAATGTAGGAGAACACCAGATAGGTGGTAAGTTTACATTTATCGAGGATGGACAACCTGTAGAGATTGATATCAAAGGTAGTTATGTAGTAGTACCTAAACCTAATTCGGCTAATATATCAGCTGATAAGATGAATGTTGTGTATCGTGGTGTTTCTAACCCAATTACAGTTTCATTCGCTGGTATTTCTAATGATAAAGTTGTGGCTTCAGCACCTGGCTTAAGTAGTCTAGGAGGAGGGAAATACACATTGAGACCACAAGGAGGTAGAGAGGTTGTTATTAATGTAACAGGAACTTTACCTGGAGGACAACAAGTGTCAGATCGCAAGGTGTTCCGTATTAAAGATATTCCTGCACCAAGAGGTACGCTGCGTGGATCTTCTAATGATAAGGGACCAAGAGCTAATCTTGAAGTTATCACAGTTAACGCTTCATTAGATGACTTTGACTTCGATTTAAGCCTTACAGTTACAGGTTTCGTTGTACAAGTGCCAGGACAACCAAGTATCGTGGTAAGCGGAAATAGAATGAACGATAGAGCTAAAGCAGCCATTCGTAGAGCTCAGGCTGGGGATGTTGTTGTAATATCTGATATTAAGACTCGTCTAGATGGTGTAAGTGATTACGCGTTAAAGAAAACAGCACCTTGTACTTACGAAATTACGCAATAG
- the gldL gene encoding gliding motility protein GldL produces the protein MVIPKRVMNFCYGIGASIVIVGALFKITHMEFGPLNGNNMLTIGLLVEAFIFFLSAFEPVDDELDWAKVYPELKDGKAREVKVAKQAVAAEPQDTEGMLSKKLDQMLKDAKIDGELMNSLGNSIRNFEAASKEMSPTVNSVASTQKYAQEMTLAAQQLESLNIAYKVQLESASANAEINKAVAENNAQLKEQMQALTNNLASLNNVYGGMLSAMGGGNRNAN, from the coding sequence ATGGTAATACCAAAAAGAGTGATGAACTTCTGTTATGGAATAGGAGCATCAATAGTAATCGTCGGTGCATTATTTAAAATTACGCACATGGAATTCGGACCGTTAAATGGTAACAATATGTTAACTATAGGTCTATTAGTAGAGGCGTTTATTTTCTTCTTATCTGCGTTTGAGCCAGTTGATGACGAACTAGATTGGGCAAAAGTATATCCAGAATTAAAAGATGGTAAAGCAAGAGAAGTTAAAGTTGCAAAACAAGCTGTAGCTGCAGAACCACAAGATACAGAAGGAATGCTTTCTAAAAAGTTAGATCAAATGTTGAAGGATGCTAAGATTGACGGTGAGTTAATGAATAGCTTAGGAAACAGTATTCGCAACTTTGAGGCAGCTTCTAAAGAGATGTCTCCTACAGTTAATTCTGTTGCTTCAACACAAAAATATGCACAAGAGATGACATTAGCTGCACAGCAGTTAGAGTCTTTGAATATAGCTTATAAAGTACAACTAGAAAGTGCAAGTGCGAATGCTGAGATTAACAAAGCAGTAGCAGAAAACAATGCTCAGTTAAAAGAGCAAATGCAAGCATTAACAAACAATTTAGCGTCATTGAACAACGTTTATGGTGGAATGCTTTCTGCTATGGGTGGTGGAAACAGAAATGCTAATTAG
- the gldK gene encoding gliding motility lipoprotein GldK — protein MKKIITLGAVLALMTSCGTGDKGELMHGVEGKKWMSDKPQGMSLIPGGTFTMGQANEDFLGAQDAPTKTVTIGSFYMDETEISNNQYRKFVEWVKDSVVRTKLAVAADEMGVSKETGGIGAYAFVDAEENLEKMSAYQKYMYENYYSLQVSDDIYSGRRLNKKVPLIKDTKRYPDANYVEVMDSLYIPASETYNGMTTFDNSKLRFKYSYVDVDAATRDRSNENRGKRNRHLKTETLLIYPDTTRWIKEFQYSYNEPMHNDYFWHEAFGDYPVVGVNWNQAKAFAAWRSMYKNNFLKDSKQTIEINEFRLPMESEWEYAARGGLEGAMYPWGGPYATDEKGCFMANFKPTRYDYAADGALYTASVRSYPPNGYNLYNMAGNVAEWTSTTYDPSSYSHMSALKPRNRPSDSPLKVVRGGSWRDPAYFLQVSTRDSEYADSARSYVGFRTVQSVSGSLSRVNQAKMAR, from the coding sequence ATGAAGAAGATCATTACGTTAGGAGCAGTTTTGGCCTTAATGACCAGTTGTGGAACTGGGGATAAAGGAGAATTGATGCATGGTGTAGAAGGGAAGAAATGGATGAGTGATAAACCACAAGGGATGTCACTTATACCAGGAGGAACTTTTACAATGGGTCAAGCAAATGAGGATTTCTTAGGAGCTCAGGATGCGCCAACAAAAACAGTTACTATCGGTTCATTTTATATGGATGAAACTGAAATATCGAATAACCAGTACCGTAAGTTCGTAGAATGGGTAAAAGACTCTGTTGTTCGAACTAAATTGGCTGTTGCAGCTGATGAGATGGGTGTGTCTAAAGAAACTGGAGGTATCGGTGCTTATGCATTCGTTGATGCTGAAGAAAATTTAGAAAAGATGTCCGCTTACCAAAAGTATATGTATGAGAATTACTATAGCCTTCAGGTCAGTGATGATATCTATTCAGGTCGTCGTTTAAACAAAAAAGTGCCTTTAATTAAAGACACTAAGAGATATCCAGATGCAAATTATGTTGAGGTGATGGATTCATTGTATATCCCAGCTAGTGAGACATATAATGGGATGACTACTTTTGACAACTCTAAACTTAGATTTAAGTATTCTTATGTAGATGTAGATGCAGCTACTAGAGATAGATCTAATGAGAATAGAGGAAAGAGAAATAGACACTTAAAAACAGAGACACTATTAATTTATCCTGATACTACTCGTTGGATTAAAGAATTCCAATACTCGTACAATGAGCCAATGCACAATGATTATTTTTGGCATGAAGCATTTGGTGATTACCCTGTAGTAGGTGTTAACTGGAACCAAGCTAAAGCATTTGCTGCTTGGAGATCTATGTATAAAAATAATTTCCTTAAAGATAGTAAGCAAACTATCGAAATTAATGAGTTCCGTTTACCAATGGAAAGTGAATGGGAATATGCTGCAAGAGGTGGTCTAGAAGGGGCTATGTATCCATGGGGTGGACCTTATGCAACAGATGAGAAAGGTTGTTTTATGGCTAACTTTAAACCAACTCGTTATGATTATGCTGCAGATGGAGCACTTTATACTGCAAGTGTAAGATCTTATCCTCCTAATGGATACAACTTATACAATATGGCAGGTAACGTAGCTGAGTGGACTAGTACTACGTATGACCCATCAAGTTATTCACATATGTCTGCTTTAAAACCAAGAAATAGACCTAGTGATAGCCCTCTTAAAGTAGTTAGAGGTGGTTCATGGAGAGATCCAGCTTACTTCTTACAAGTGTCTACTCGTGATTCAGAGTATGCAGATTCAGCAAGAAGTTATGTTGGATTTAGAACAGTACAGTCAGTGTCAGGTTCTTTATCTCGTGTAAACCAAGCAAAAATGGCTCGTTAA